Proteins encoded in a region of the Zea mays cultivar B73 chromosome 2, Zm-B73-REFERENCE-NAM-5.0, whole genome shotgun sequence genome:
- the LOC103648459 gene encoding cell division control protein 48 homolog C, with translation MKGRFGKLCRPHLSTVHATLSSTTSLSDESAHPPPPPYFDATKTMLRSRYASQTSKQNPGTNQQLEIEMTAEKSRRLITSDCGGGGADAKPEAPVSEGVVNGDKWPRFADLGGMEQVLDHLLVEVVVPLRRLELPNYLGVMPVAGLLLYGPPGCGKTTLAHAIANETGVSFYKISAPDIVSRVSGGSEENIRGLFQKAYRTAPSIVFIDEIDAIASKRENREMERRIVTQLMTCMDEFHQNIGGDGSDVDSSKKKPDYVIVIGATNRPDAVDQALRRPGRFDRDIYLGVPDVNLRKQILMMLAWKLRLEVQFDFLKIARATPGFVGADLKALVNNAWYLAMKRLINKRRAQYCSQVKVKWWKQLSWDAGEMESVHVTMNDFEVDEAAMLALEDRWRYLDSGTSMSPPFLIEPSHFEQALSKVKPSVSKKETLRDNVKC, from the exons ATGAAGGGTCGTTTTGGAAAG CTCTGTCGTCCCCATCTCTCAACTGTCCACGCCACCCTCTCCTCCACCACCTCTCTCTCGGACGAATCCGCCCACCCGCCGCCTCCACCCTATTTCGATGCCACCAAGACCATGCTTCGCTCCCGGTATGCCTCGCAGACGTCCAAACAGAACCCGGGCACTAACCAGCAGCTGGAGATCGAGATGACCGCTGAGAAGTCTCGCCGCCTCATCACATCTGATTGTGGAGGCGGAGGTGCCGATGCCAAGCCAGAGGCTCCGGTCTCCGAAGGAGTGGTCAATGGGGACAAGTGGCCACGTTTTGCTGATCTCGGCGGGATGGAGCAGGTGTTAGATCATCTTCTGGTAGAAGTGGTGGTCCCCCTGCGCCGTCTGGAGCTGCCGAATTACCTTGGGGTTATGCCTGTTGCTGGGCTACTGTTGTACGGACCGCCAGGTTGCGGGAAGACCACCCTTGCACATGCCATTGCCAATGAGACTGGTGTGTCGTTCTACAAGATCTCAGCCCCAGATATCGTCTCTAGAGTATCTG GAGGTTCTGAAGAAAACATCAGGGGCTTATTTCAGAAGGCATATAGGACTGCTCCCTCAATTGTATTCATAGATGAGATAGATGCAATTGCATCCAAGAGGGAGAATCGAGAGATGGAGCGACGAATAGTTACTCAGCTGATGACATGCATGGATGAATTCCACCAAAATATTGGTGGTGATGGTTCTGATGTCGATTCATCTAAAAAGAAACCAGATTATGTTATTGTCATTGGAGCTACAAATAGGCCTGATGCTGTGGATCAAGCTCTTCGAAGGCCAGGAAGATTTGATCGAGATATATATCTTGGGGTTCCAGATGTGAATTTAAGGAAACAGATACTGATGATGCTTGCTTGGAAGCTTCGACTTGAAGTGCAATTTGACTTTTTAAAGATAGCAAGGGCCACACCAGGTTTTGTTGGTGCTGACTTGAAAGCATTAGTCAATAATGCATGGTATCTGGCAATGAAGAGATTAATTAATAAAAGAAGAGCTCAGTATTGTTCTCAGGTAAAGGTAAAATGGTGGAAGCAGCTGTCTTGGGATGCAGGCGAGATGGAGAGTGTACATGTTACCATGAACGACTTTGAG GTGGATGAGGCAGCCATGTTAGCTTTGGAAGATAGATGGAGGTACCTTGATAGCGGGACATCAATGAGTCCACCTTTTCTGATTGAGCCATCACACTTTGAACAAGCCTTATCAAAGGTGAAGCCATCAGTATCCAAAAAG GAAACATTACGAGACAATGTGAAGTGTTGA